The sequence below is a genomic window from Candidatus Poribacteria bacterium.
GTTCAGGCTCAGAAGCACATTGCGTAACCCTATACGGGTCTTATTGATTTTAGCAGCATGCATCGTCGTAGCGGGGATTGTTATCGACCGTGATGCCGATGAGTTCACGCTGCAGACTGCCGTTGGGCAGACGAATGACACACTTCAAACATCAGAAGATTTTCTGCACTTAGAACGCGCAAATCGAGCATTCATTGATTTAGTGGCGCGGACGCGTCCTGCTGTGGTGAGAGTTACAACTAAAACAGAGCGAAATACAGATGGTTTGTCACAGCGGCGGCAGATGTCCCCAGAGGAAGAGGAACAGTTTAGACGCTTCTTTGATGAGGATTCTCCCTTCAGATTCTTCTTTAGAGAACCTACTCCGCGCGATCTGAATCCGAATCCAGAACCCGCTACGGGGATTGGGTCCGGCGTTATTATCAGTGAAGATGGCTATATTCTCACGAATAACCACGTCATTGAAGGTGCCGATGAAATTACGGTTACCCTGTCAAATGAACGGAAATATAAAGCGCAATTAATCGGACGAGATGCGGGTGGAACACAAGTTGGCGGGACGGATTTGGCGGTTCTGAAAATCGAGGCTGAAGGACTCTCCAAACTTCCGTTTGGTGATTCGGATGCACTTGAGGTGGGTGAGTGGGTCGTCGCCATTGGGAATCCACTTAACTTCTCGCAAACCGTGACGCGTGGCATCGTGAGCGCGAAAAGTCGGACTGGATTTAGTAATATTAAATACGGAGATTTTATTCAAACGGATGCGCCGATTAACCGCGGAAACAGCGGGGGCGCCCTGATTAACATTCGTGGTGAGTTAGTTGGTATTAATACCATCATTGCCACCGGTGGTTTTTCTATGGGGAATATCGGTCTCGGCTTTGCGATTCCGAGTAAGATTGCACAGCAGGTCTTGCCGCAGCTTATCGAAAAAGGCAAAGTAGAACGAGCTTGGCTGGGTATCAGCATGCGATCCGTCAATTCAGATTTGGCAGAGAAACTCAACTTTGAGAC
It includes:
- a CDS encoding Do family serine endopeptidase → MFRLRSTLRNPIRVLLILAACIVVAGIVIDRDADEFTLQTAVGQTNDTLQTSEDFLHLERANRAFIDLVARTRPAVVRVTTKTERNTDGLSQRRQMSPEEEEQFRRFFDEDSPFRFFFREPTPRDLNPNPEPATGIGSGVIISEDGYILTNNHVIEGADEITVTLSNERKYKAQLIGRDAGGTQVGGTDLAVLKIEAEGLSKLPFGDSDALEVGEWVVAIGNPLNFSQTVTRGIVSAKSRTGFSNIKYGDFIQTDAPINRGNSGGALINIRGELVGINTIIATGGFSMGNIGLGFAIPSKIAQQVLPQLIEKGKVERAWLGISMRSVNSDLAEKLNFETPRGAHVRAVGKDSPAERAGVQRGDVILEFDGETIRDSSHLMHLVGASEVGESVGMVVLRRGSEEKRLTVTLEKRTEEVLAKLSGEPDEEQQEAFAGLTVENLTSAIAERYGYAANETGVVVTDVAKGSDAEKKRIRPGYLIQEMEWRPIANLEAYSQLVEKLKAENKEKILLFVKSPDGRDGGYVTLEVSTSDR